The following proteins are co-located in the Silene latifolia isolate original U9 population chromosome 1, ASM4854445v1, whole genome shotgun sequence genome:
- the LOC141614308 gene encoding expansin-A23-like: MGRVSLCITYGLLITLVTLLVSCKGANDGWDSDAHATFYGDIHGGDTMFGACGYKNLFEQGYGLETAALSTALFNNGSTCGACFELACINSPNCKPNAGTIKITATNFCPPNYTKTHDIWCNPPQKHFDLAEVMFLKLAEYKAGVVPVKFRRVPCVKRGGLKFQIQGNKFWVYVLVFNVGGVGDVVNMKVKGSSSTNWVQMTRSWGQNWHIPMDLSGQSLSFEVTTSDGRTLQALGVAAHNWQLGQTFEAKVNF, translated from the exons ATGGGTAGGGTTTCGTTATGCATAACCTATGGTTTACTAATTACATTAGTAACTCTTTTGGTGTCTTGCAAAGGTGCTAATGATGGTTGGGATTCTGATGCACATGCTACATTTTATGGTGATATACATGGGGGCGATACTATGT TTGGTGCTTGCGGATACAAAAACCTATTCGAACAAGGATATGGACTTGAAACAGCAGCATTAAGCACAGCTTTATTCAACAATGGGAGTACTTGTGGAGCATGCTTTGAATTAGCATGTATTAATTCCCCTAATTGCAAGCCTAACGCCGGAACAATTAAGATCACGGCGACAAACTTTTGCCCACCTAATTATACAAAAACTCACGATATTTGGTGCAATCCTCCTCAAAAACACTTCGATTTAGCCGAAGTCATGTTTCTCAAGCTTGCTGAATACAAGGCCGGAGTTGTCCCAGTGAAATTCAGACGTGTCCCTTGTGTCAAGCGCGGTGGTCTCAAGTTCCAAATCCAAGGGAACAAGTTTTGGGTGTACGTATTAGTGTTTAACGTTGGAGGAGTCGGAGATGTGGTTAATATGAAGGTTAAGGGTTCAAGTTCGACCAATTGGGTACAAATGACACGTAGTTGGGGGCAAAATTGGCATATTCCGATGGATTTATCAGGACAAAGTTTGTCATTTGAAGTTACTACTAGTGATGGTCGGACGTTACAAGCTCTTGGTGTTGCTGCACATAATTGGCAATTGGGTCAAACCTTTGAAGCTAAAGTCAACTTTTAG